Within Homo sapiens chromosome 2, GRCh38.p14 Primary Assembly, the genomic segment gcggtgagccgagattgcgtcactgcactccagcctgggcaacaagagcaaaactccgtctcaaaaataaataaataaataaataaataaataaatgaattcttttggataaatacccgtaagtggattgctggatcatatggtagttctatttttagtttttgtttgttttttttttttttttgagatgcagttttgctcttgttgcccaggctggagtgcaatggcgtgatacccattcactgcaacatctgcctcctgggttcaagcaattctcctgcctcagcctcccaagcagctgagattacaggtgtgcgccaccacgcctggctaattttgcatttttagtagagacagggtttcaccatgttggctaggctggtcttgaactcctggtcttaggtgatccacctgtcttggcctcccaaagtgcctggattagaggtgtgagccaccgcacctggccctatttttaattttttgagggccTTCCATATTGTTCCCCATAATGGCTGCACCACTTTACATTGCCAGcaacaatgcacaagggttccgaTTTCTTACATCCTTGCCAAgatttgttgttttcctttctttttttttttttttttttttttttgagacagagtctcactgtgttgcccaggctggagtgcagtgggatctctgctcactgcaacctctgcctcttgggttcaagtgattctcatgcctcagcctcctgagtggctgggatttcaggcacccaccaccacacccagctaatttttgtatttttagtagagatgagttttcaccatgttggccagactggtcttgaactcctgacctcaagtgatcctcccgcctcggctttccaaagtgctgggattataggtgtgagccactgtgcctggccatattatcctttttttttttttttttaaaagaaaataatggccattctaaaAGGTATGAGGTGATAGATACCtcgttgtagttttgatttgcattgtcctgatgattagtgatgttgagcatcttttcatatattttctggctatttgtatgtcttttttggagacaTGTTTATTCAAGTACTTTGCCAATTACTAAATtgcatgatttattttcttgccGTTGAGTTTattgagttccttatatgttttggatattaattccttataaGAAATACCgtttgcaggccgggcgcggtggctcacgcctgtaatcccagcattttggaggcagagacgggtggagcacaagttcaggagattgagaccatcctggctaacacggtgaaaccctgtctctactaaaaatacaaaaaattagccgggcgcggtggcgggcgcctgtagtcccagctacttgggaggctgaggtaggagaatggcgtgaacctgggagatggagcttgccgtgagccaagatcgcgccactgcactccagcctgggcgactgagcgagattccatctcaaaaaaaaaaagaaaaaaagaaagacagaaataccgtttgcaaatattttctcctattctttatgttacctttttactctgttgattgtttcctttgctgtgcagaaacttttaagTTTAATGGTGTCtcacttttctgtttttgcttttgttgcctgtgctttgctgtcatatccaagaaatcattgccaagaccaatgttaTGAAGATTTTcctctgcatttttttctcagagttttatagttttcaccgggcgcggtggctcatccctataatcccagcactttgggaggccgaggtgggcagatcacgaggtcgggagtttgagaccagcctgaccaacgtagggaaaccccatctctactaaaaataccaaaattagcctggcgtggtggtgcgtgcctgcaatcccagctactcaggaggctgaggcaggagaattgattgaaccagggaggcggatgttgcagtgagttgagatcgggccactgcattccagcctgagcgacagagcgagactccgtctcataaaaaaaaaaagaaaaaaaaacaggtttttttgtttgtttgttttttgtaggggaggagattcactcttgttgcccaggctggagtgcagtggcacaatcttgactcactgctacctccacctcctgggttcaagcgattctcctgcctcagcctcctgagtagctgggattacaggcgtccaccaccactcccggctattttttatatttttagtagagacgcgatttcaccatgttgcccaggctgatctccaactcctgacctcaggtgatccgtccacctcggcctcccaaagtgctgggattacaggcatgagccaccgagcccggccaaaaaaaaccaaaaaaacaaaaaaccccccagagttttatagtttcaagtcttatgtttaaatcttttatctattttttttttgagacggagttttgctctgtcgcccaggctgaagtgcagtgacacaaccttggcttactgcaacctctgcctcccaggcaattcccctgccttagcctccagagtagcttggaatacaggtgtgtgccaccaggcctggctaatttttttgtatttatagtagagatggggtttcaccatgttggccatgctggccttggacttctgacctcaggtgatccacccaccttggcctcccaaagttgttgggattacaggtgtgagccactgcacccagcctcttccaTCCATGTTGAGTTGATGGTTGTGTATGATATAAGACAAGCTTGTCCAACGTGCAGCCCACAGGCTACATGTAgtccaggacggctttgaatgctgcctaacacaaatttgtaaactttcttaaaacatgagatccttttttttctttttttaactcatcAGCTATCtgtagtgttagtgtattttgtgtgtggcccaacacaattctaattctcctttttctcctcctccttctccgcttcctctttctcctccttctcctccttctcctccttctcctcctcctcctcctccttcctttttttttttttttttttttttttgatatagagtttctctctgtcgtccaggctggagtgcaatggtgcaatctcagctcactgcaacctcctcctctcaggttcaagcaattctcctgcccaccaccatgcctggctaatttttgggcaggtacccaccaccatgcttggttaacttttgtatttttagtagagactgggttttgccatgttggccaggctggtctctaactcctgacctcaagtgatctacccaccttggcctcccaaagtgctgggattataggcgtgagccactgtgcctggccttaattctTCCTCCAGTGTGGCtgagggaagccaaaagattagacatCTCTGGTATAAGATTACAGTttagtttcactcttttgcatgtggatatcaagTTTTTTcaacaccacttttttttttttgtttgagacaaagtttcgttctccttgcccaggctggagagtaatGACACagtctctgttcactgcaacctctgcctcccgggctcaagcgattttcctgcctcagcctcctgagtagctgggattacaagtgtgtgccaccatgcccagctaattttttgtatttttagtagagatggggtttctccatgttggccaggctggtctcgaactcctgacctcaggtgatctgctctcctcagcctcccaaagtgctgggattatagatgtgagccactgcacccagccctctttcttcctttttttttttgagacggagtctcactgtgttgcccaggctggagtgcagtggcgcatttgTGGCTATAAAGTTCCCTGTGAGTACTGTTTTGGtgtgctgtgttttcattttcatttgtctcaagatattttctaatttccttttttatttctcctttgatccattggttgttCAAGAGTatgttaattttcaaatatttgtgaattttttagttttccttctattattaatttctagttttattccattgtggttagaaAAAATGTTTGTGTGATTTCAATCTTCTCAcatttgttaagatttgttttgtaaCCTAACGTGATCTGCTTTGGCAAATGTTctgtgtgtgcttgagaagaatatgtGTTCTGCTGCTGTtaggtggaatgttctgtatatgtatgGCAGTTTAGTTGAGTTTATAGTGTTCAAGTCTATTGTTTCTTTAGTGGTCTTCTGTCTGGATGTTCTGTGTATTGTTGAAAGTatggtgttgaaatctccaattaTTAGTGGGTGGctatctatttctctcttcagttctgttaatgtttgcttcatatatttgggtgctctgatgttggatatataaatatatatatattttcagatggagtttcactctgtcacccaggctggagtgcaatggcactatctcagctcactgcaacctctgcctcccaggttcaagagattctcctgactcagctacctgagtagctgggattacaggtgcccaccaccatgcttggctaatttttgtatttttttgtagagacagggttttgctatgttggccagactgctctcgaactgctgacctcaggtgacctgcttgcctcggcctcccaaagtgctgggattacagttgtgaccCACCATTCCCAGCTgggttaatatatatttataattgttgcGTCTTCCTAGTGaattgactcttttatcattatattatgtccttctttgtctcctatgatagtttttgacttaaagtttattttgcttaagCATGGCTACTCCTGCTCTCTCTTGGATaacatttgcatggaatatgttttttcatcctttcactttcagcatATGTCTGTCTTTAAATCTAAAGTGAGTACCTTAtagacagcatacagttggatcatgttttttttttaatccacttagCCACCAacagaattataatttttaagcatttatcAGAAGTAAAGACATTTAGTAATGATTCCCCCCTTCATTTTATATacctattttctctttattttatttttttaacagagtcaACCTATTTGATTTCTTGACAAGACCACAATCTGATCCCAAAGATGTGCTCCACAAATCCAGGCAAATGGGTCACCTTTGATGATGATCCTGCTGTTCAATCTTCTCAAAAGTCAAAGAATTTTCCTCTGGAGAATCAAGGTGtctgtagaccaaatggactgAAGCTGAACCTTCCTGGCCTCAGGGAATTTCCCAGTGGATCTTCCTCCACCAGCAgcactcctctctcctcccccattGTAGATTTTTATTTCAGTCCAGGACCTCCAAGTAACTCTCCTCTTTCTACACCTACCAAAGACTTCCCAGGTTTTCCTGGCATCCCCAAAGCAGGGACTCATGTGCTTTATCCTATTCCAGAATCATCTTCAGACAGCCCACTCGCAATATCAGGAGGAGAATCTTCCTTACTGCCTACCAGACCAACATGTTTATCCCATGCCTTGTTACCCAGTGACCACTCATGTACACATCCAACTCCCAAAGTAGGTCTTCCAGATGAAGTTAATCCTCAACAGGCTGAAAGCCTAGGATTCCAAAGTGATGATCTCCCCCAGTTTCAGTATTTTCGAGAGGACTGTGCTTTTTCAAGTCCATTTTGGAAAGATGAAGGCAGTGATTCCCATTTCACCCTTGACCCACCAGGAAGCAAAAAGATGTTCTCATCAAGAAACAAGGAGATGCCTATTGACCAAAAAAGCCTAAATAAGTGTTCACTCAACTATATCTGTGAGAAGCTTGAACATCTCCAGTCAGCTGAGAACCAAGACTCACTTAGAAGTTTGTCTATGCACTGTCTATGTGCTGAAGAAAATGCCTCTTCCTTTGTCCCCCACACACTCTTCAGGAGTCAGCCAAAATCCGGATGGTCTTTCATGCTGAGAATTCCTGAGAAGAAGAATATGATGTCTTCCCGGCAATGGGGACcaatttttctgaaagttttgcCTGGAGGAATTTTGCAGATGTATTATGAACAGGGATTAGAAAAACCATTTAAAGAGATACAGCTTGATCCATATTGTAGGCTTTCTGAACCCAAGGTTGAGAACTTCAGTGTAGCAGGAAAAATCCACACTGTGAAGATTGAACATGTGTCTtacacagaaaaaaggaaataccatTCTAAGACAGAAGTAGTTCATGAACCTGACATAGAGCAGATGCTGAAGTTGGGGTCCACATCGTACCATGACTTCCTTGACTTTCTGACTACTGTGGAGGAGGAGCTGATGAAGTTGCCAGCTgtttcaaaaccaaaaaagaactaCGAGGAGCAAGAAATTTCCTTGGAAATTGTGGACAACTTTTGGGGTAAAGtcacaaaagaaggaaaatttgtTGAAAGTGCTGTGATAACTCAAATTTATTGCCTCTGCTTTGTGAATGGGAACCTGGAATGCTTTTTAACCTTGAATGACCTTGAGTTGCCGAAGCGAGATGAATCCTATTATGAGAAGGACTCAGAAAAAAAGGGGATTGATATTCTTGACTACCATTTTCATAAGTGTGTGAATGTACAAGAATTTGAGCAATCAAGAATCATTAAGTTTGTACCTCTGGATGCCTGCCGGTTTGAGCTGATGCGTTTCAAGACTTTGTATAATGGGGATAATCTTCCCTTTTCCTTGAAGTCTGTAGTGGTTGTCCAGGGAGCATACGTGGAACTTCAGGCTTTTGTCAACATGGCCTCATTGGCGCAGAGGTCATCCTATGCTGGTTCCTTAAGGTCCTGTGACAATATAAGGATACACTTTCCTGTCCCATCGCAGTGGATCAAGGCCCTTTGGACCATGAACCTCCAGAGGCAGAAGTCTCTGAAAGCTAAAATGAACCGCCGAGCATGTCTGGGGAGTTTACAGGAACTTGAATCTGAACCTGTCATTCAAGTCACTGTGGGGTCAGCAAAATATGAGAGTGCCTACCAGGCAGTGGTATGGAAGATAGATCGGCTTCCAGACAAAAATTCAAGTAAATATTCAACACCCCAAGTTTATTTTCATGGGAAATAGCTTAAATATTCTTACCTTCCTCCTTGGGTTGAAACCAGGTAGAGACAGATGGCAATTTGTCAGCTGAGGCTGTGCTTTGGGGTAGGAGATGGAACATTTAGCTAAACAGCTggtttatttgtttccttttgcacCTATTTCTACCAGATAAGTTTAactgttgaacattttttaaatatcatacgAAATACCATGCTAGGCTAGGAATTTGTTGTGGATGGCGGCACTAAGAGAAAATTCGTTGATATCCATGGTTGAGATTAACGCATCAActtcaaatgttaaaaatatttctaatatagcTGAGATTCCCTAATTAATCTCTAAAGATCTGTCATCCATGAATATACCTGAACTTCTTTGCATTCTCAGCTGATACCACTTCTTCCTTAGGTTTGCTCCCTGCTCTTTGAAATAAGACTGCTTTCATTTTTACCCAAATTGATTTTTGTTGACTGAATTCACCCATTTGGTCATCTCAacttgtattgtttttgtttttgacatggcatctcactctgtcatccaggctggagtgcagtggcacgatcacggctcactgcagcctccacttcccaggctcaagtgatcttcctgcttcagcctcctcagtacctgggattacagatgcataccatcgtgcctggctaattttttgttttttagtagagacggggtctccctatgttgcccaggctgctcttgaattcctgggctcaagggatcctcccacattggcctcccaaaatgctagcattacaggtgtgagccacctcatctggcCTAAACTGGTTGTTTTAGAATTAGGTGGACACACGTGAGTGTTAAaaattcagttaatttttaaaaattttgcaaataaaaattatctaaaagtCAGAACTTGAAAAGACAGTTATAGTACCACATTTATTTTGGAGTAGTAAGTAAATAGTAGTGGACATAATATAATAAAGTcaaaaaccaaattttaaaattagagctCTTTCCTATTTTAGTTgagggttgttggttttttttttttttcccccctagcAGAGCACTGGTCACTGGTCTCTGGAGTTAAATtggaggtggggttgggggaccTGAGTTGATGCATTCATGCATCCatcgatccatccatccattgatccaaatcttttttttcttttttttttttttttgagatggagtctcgctttctcacccaggtggagtgcggtggcacaatctcggcttactgcaacctccgcctctcgggttcaagtgattctcctgcctcagcctccggagtagctggaactacaggcgcccaccaccatgcctggctaatttttgtatttcagtagagacagggtttcaccatattggccagggtggtctcaaactcctgactttgtgatcctcccacctcggcctcccatagtgctgggattacaggcttgagccactgtgcccggcccatccATCCAAAtctttactgagtacttactgtATACCAAGTGCCACATCAAGTGCTGGggataaagataaataaaaatctgatCCCTGTTTCCAGATGGCTCACAGCTGCTGTAGTCCTTCAGAGAAATTTAAGCTCATCTAGGCCCCTCCAGGCTGTGGACTTCAGAGGAAGCATTTTTCTTTGGGGTGGCCTTatggcagtgtttctcaaacctggctatattattattattattattttgagatggagtcttactctgttgctcaggctggagtgcagtgcgatagctcactgcaacctctgcctcccaggttcaagtgattttcctgcctcagcctcccgagtagctgggacgacaggcgtgagccaccacgcctggctagtttttttatttttagtagagacggggttttcccatgttggccagactggtcttgaactcctgacctcaagtgatccacccgccttggcctcccaaagtgttgggattacaggtgtgagccaccatgcctggccaaacctGACTATATTAGAATAACTTGAAAGCTTTTAAATCATCTCAATGTTTAGGTTTCACTTCATGCTAATTAAATCGGAATCTCTGGCGGGGGTGGGCGGTGGGGAGGGAGCCAGATTCCAAGTATTTTAAGATCTCTCCAGATACAAGGTGTAGCCAGAGGGAAGAACACTGCTCTCCAGGTGTTGTAAAGTTGTAGAACCAGAAGAACAAGCCCCAGACTACAATTGACTTGAGGGGCAGCACTGCCCGTACCCTGGAGGCCATGGGACCACCTTGTCCATGACTCTCTGTTTGTTGGTTTAACACCTGTTGACTGATGAGAGCTTGAGCTATGGGCAGGATCCTTCAGGTGAGAGACACAGGCCTAGTGAGCTGAGGAGCTCCAGGACCCTGTGCAGAAGGGAAGTTCCTACATTGTCTTTCTTCCTGACACCCCATACCCTTCTTCATTAATGCCAAATTTCACCCCACAGCGTTCTCAAGACTCAGATTAATTATGTTCAGTTCCCCCATACTAGCAAGGATAGCTCAGGCTTAGGGCAGAGTGAGGTGGTGATGGTGCAGCCTGGTCACAGTAAATGGTCTCAAACAGCACATTCTGATCAACTCTGCTGTGATGGGAGGGAAGGTCAGTATCTTCTATGATATAATCCACTGAGATgatgtttcctgctttctttttttttctttttttgggatggagtgttgctctgtcacccaggctggagtgcagtggtgcaatcttggctcactgcaaccgctgcctcctgggttcaagcaattctagtggctcaacctcccaagtagctaggattacaggcccgcaccaccacacccggctaacttcttatattttgtgtagagatggggtttcaccatgttggccaggctggtctcgaactcccaacctcaggtgatccacccgcctcggcctcccaaagtgctgggattagaggtttgagccaccgtgcctggcccctgctTTCTTTTATAACTTGGCTAGAGAGGCAAATTGAACCATTTGCATCATCATGCCAGAGAAACCAGTTTTAAGGTCTTCATACAAGGTTCCAAATGGTCTATTCTAAAAGTTACTTGTGCTAGTTTTAGGTTAGAGGGTTTAAACAAAATCAGAGTATTAGCTTTTGTTTTGCTCaacaaaaagggaaagagaggcaGGCAGAAAGTCAGGCAGGCTGGAATGCCTATTGGAAACTCCTGGATCTGCAGGTTTCCCCTGAAATCTGGGTGATAAACTAACTCCTGTTGTTTTCCGTTGATCCTAGAGATGGTCTCGAGGACTAGAACAAAAGGTCCAAAGCAGTTTTTGCATAGACTTGAAGTGGTAATTATGCTTTTGAGAGAGAAGCACAATAGGCTCAGGCTGTGGGCTTGCCCACGTGGTGTGAGAGGGACAAGAGCACAGGCTCCCTTTGTAGTCCATTCCTATTGCTCTACTTAGAGCAGGTGCTCCGGGAGGCCCTGAAGGAAATAAGCACTTGGCTAAAGCCTGGCCAGGGTAACCACACTTATTTTTCAAACTGAGAACCCATACCAATCATCTTTTCTAATTTTGGGAGTGCAGACACGTATGAAGCTTTTTGTGAAAATGATCCTGTTtataatactgcatttttttcaGAGTCATTGGTGTAGTTAACTGATTCAATCAACAAGAATttattgagaaggagtctcactcattTACTCCACAAACATCTACTAAAGTTCTTCTAGGTATAGGTTCTGTGCTGAGTGTTTAAGAGATACAGACACAAACATGATTCCTACTCTACCAGAAACTTAACAGTCTAGAAGGTGAGACAGACTCTGAAGCAGCTACCCAAATGCACTGTGGAAAAGTGCATAGTTCCAGGCTTGGACAAACATATGCACTTAGGGATCCCAGAGGAAAGGGTAATAAACTGCCTGGGGACTAGGGAGGGCTTCGCTGAAGAGCTGATGGCTGGGAGAGTCAATAGAGTTTCcatcaaagaaagaaacagcagaaCCACAGGTGTGTGGGTGGGGGATCTTACCTAAGTTTTGGGGCTGAGGGAGTGGTCGGGGAAGAGACCAGTGTATTAAGACCTTGTGGGCCATGCTGTGGGGTGTGAAGTTTATCTGTCAACAGGGCCTCGGGGTTGTTTTCGGCATGACTGCTACAGAATCATATCTTGTTTCAGAAAGGCTGGCATGCAGTGCAGAGGAAAGATTTAGGAGTAGATTATAGACACAGGGAAGTTGGGAGGAGGTAAGGGTTGCTGAGCAAAGGcagtggcagagagagagaggcaagagaTGGGTGAGCGAATTCAGGGGAGGTGCCCCTAAGTGATGACAGATTCTCTATGGGcatgagggaaagggagggaatgGGACAAGGTCAGGTGCTCTGGCTGTGGTGGATAGGTGGGCAATGGTGCCATTAGCCGAGATAGCCTGGGATCTTCTCATCACTCATCCTTTTAAAGTCTGTTTCCCAGTCCTGGCCACATGTTAGCATCATTAAAGCTTCAAACACATACCCATATTTGGGCCCCATCCCCTACTAATCGGGCTCTATGAAGATGAGGCTCAGGTGTTGATGTTTATAAAGGCTCATGCAGCCGGGGTTGAGAACTACTGACGTGATCCCCTAGGCAGAGATCATTCCTCCCTGCTCTGCATATGCCTTTGTCTTCCAGACCTCTGTTATTGCTCTCCcatgagtatttatttatttatttatttatttatgagacggagtctcgctctgccacccaggctggagtgcaatggcaccatcttggctcactgcaacctccacctcctgtgttcaagagatttttctgcctcagcctcccaagtagctgggactacaggtgcgcaccaccacgcctggctaattttcgtgtttttagtagagatggggtttcgccatattggccaggctggtctcaaactcctgacctcgtgacctgcccagtttggcctcccaaagtgctgggattataggcatgagccactgcgtccggcctccCATGAGTATTTATTAGCAGTGGAGCTCACCAAGAACAATGACAAGAATGGACATTTCCAGGGAAACTGGCTGGACCTGATCTTGGCCTTCAGGAATTCTTTTGTAAAACCGTCATATCACCAGGCCCACAGAGGACAACATTTTACAGGCATTTCAGTCAATTACACAGTGATAATTCACTGAACAAATCCTTTGGGATCACAGCTGCTTTATTGAGATCAGGTCTGTGCACAAAGAGGAGGCCCAGGGAAAACACAGTGGGGCTGTGTCAGGTGGCGTCCAGAGGGCATGGTGCAGCTGTGGGCCTGGCTTGGGGCAGGacatttctgggattacagggccctGCCCCAAGCTTCTCCGTTGAGGGGGTAGGGAGGGCAATGCAGAGAGTGAGAGGGTGCCAGGGCAGGCTATAAGCTAATTTGCCTCTTGAGAAGTAGGGTAATAATAAGGTTGGAGCAGAGAGGAAATCTTTGTCCTaaggcagtgcttctcaaacttttgtGGGCCCAGGAATCACCTTGTTAAAATGTGGATTTTGACTGAGCAAGTGGGATCTGGAATACTGTGTTTCTAACAAGTGCTGATGTGACGCCAATGCATCTGGCCCAAGGAATACGCTTAGAATAGCAGGATCCCAGAATGCATCTCTATTTTTCTATATGACTTTTAGATCAGTTGTGTATTTAGAGaacataaagtttttaaaaagctctttaaaatttta encodes:
- the STON1 gene encoding stonin-1: MCSTNPGKWVTFDDDPAVQSSQKSKNFPLENQGVCRPNGLKLNLPGLREFPSGSSSTSSTPLSSPIVDFYFSPGPPSNSPLSTPTKDFPGFPGIPKAGTHVLYPIPESSSDSPLAISGGESSLLPTRPTCLSHALLPSDHSCTHPTPKVGLPDEVNPQQAESLGFQSDDLPQFQYFREDCAFSSPFWKDEGSDSHFTLDPPGSKKMFSSRNKEMPIDQKSLNKCSLNYICEKLEHLQSAENQDSLRSLSMHCLCAEENASSFVPHTLFRSQPKSGWSFMLRIPEKKNMMSSRQWGPIFLKVLPGGILQMYYEQGLEKPFKEIQLDPYCRLSEPKVENFSVAGKIHTVKIEHVSYTEKRKYHSKTEVVHEPDIEQMLKLGSTSYHDFLDFLTTVEEELMKLPAVSKPKKNYEEQEISLEIVDNFWGKVTKEGKFVESAVITQIYCLCFVNGNLECFLTLNDLELPKRDESYYEKDSEKKGIDILDYHFHKCVNVQEFEQSRIIKFVPLDACRFELMRFKTLYNGDNLPFSLKSVVVVQGAYVELQAFVNMASLAQRSSYAGSLRSCDNIRIHFPVPSQWIKALWTMNLQRQKSLKAKMNRRACLGSLQELESEPVIQVTVGSAKYESAYQAVVWKIDRLPDKNSSLDHPHCLSYKLELGSDQEIPSDWYPFATVQFSVPDTCASRTEVRSLGVESDVQPQKHVQQRACYNIQVEIEKKWIKIDGEDPDKIGDCITQ